ATTGAATCTGCCTGAACACTCTCCCCTTGGCTTTAACCTTTAGTTAGATAGCCAAGGGACGCTAACATCATTAATTTAATACAAAGCCCCACATTGCACCTTAGCACTTTGAGAAATTTATTTTTTAAAACACCCTCATCGCCAATTCATACAATATCAATTACTACTCTCAAACCAAATCAATCAAATAAAACACAGCACTTTTTGATAAAAATAATTAACAATGAAAAACAACACCTTATATGAAATATAATAAAAATATATCTATTTAATTAAATAAATATAAAAATATATTTGCATTTTGTTTATTTAATAATATATATTTCCTTTGTTAATTAAATAAAGGAGAACTAAAATGAATAAAACAAACTATCCAAGCCTGACTAACTATCTCGCCAAAACAAAAAAGAACGCAGATCTTTATAGATTATATAATCCACAATTTTCTTTTTTTTGCAAAAGTGACACTCAGGAGCAAAGATTTTATTTCGATTATTTCTCAAGACATATGGTCTCGAAGAGAAATATTTTAACCGTATTCTCTATCTATACATTCACCTCTTATAACATGAACAAAAAAGAGACAATAAAAAATTTCATTCGATTTCTCAAAACGACGAATGAAAGTACATTCCATAATGCTTTTTCATTTCGCGGTGGTAACATTTTGTATGTAAGCAACAAAAACATGTTGAAAGAGATCTCATGGTTTTCACTCGCTCGAATTTACGAAGACATTAAAAAAATAAAGGAATATAAAACCAACCATGACAACTATATCAGATTAGTCGCTTAACAGAGGAGAAAAATTATGAATAACAACGCAATAAATGCATTACTCTCTTGTAAAACTCCAAAAGACATTCAGGCTTGCATTAATGCAGGCTCCGATATTAATACACTGGATTCGTTTGGAAGAAATATACTCTTTTACTGTAAAAACCCAAGAATGATTGACACTCTGGTTAAAGCAGGAATAGATTTTAACCATGCTGACAACTATGGTCACAATGTTTTGTTTAACCAGCGAAATCCTCACATACTGAAAAAATTGATTGATTCCGGCGTAGATATACACCACAAAAATGGTCTCGGCCAAACCTGTTTATGCTCGTTAGCTGATAATATATCCTGTTGCAAAACCCTGATCAATGCTGGAATTAATGTCAACAATGTGGATAAATGCGGAAGAACAATACTTTTTTACGTAAAAAATCACTCTATCTTTGATTTGATGGTTCAGGCCGGTTGCGATATAAACCACAGAGATAACCAGGGTCACGGTATTTTTGAAATTTGCTATTCATTAGGCGATTTCAAAGCCAAAATGCTCATTCGTCATATTAGTATGAAGGATAGCAGTCCAGTAATTTTCAACTACCTCAACAGCGAAAGTCTGCAGATAATGGATTTGCTTCAGAAGAAAAACCTTAACTTTACTATCTCTGATAACTGCCAGGTTTATCTAAGTGCCAATGAAAATGAAATGAGCTCTTTCTTCAGCGAACTAAAGAAGAAGACAGATATCAGCAACACACATTTTCGCCATATTGTACTGCGAGGTTATGATTTACGCGGGGACATTGAAACAATTAAATGGTTTATCCGCAATGACATCAAAATAGATAAAAAACAACTGGAACAGCATATTCGACATGATGAGATTTGTAAATATATAGCAGAACATGAGAGAAAGAAACTTAGCGAAATTATGAAACAAACAATATCTTTAATGCCAGTAAAACGTAGATTGTAACCTCCGCTCCTCCTCACTGTCATAATGAATTTAATATGAACCCTATTTTTACCCAGAGCAGATTACCTAATTAGCAATCTGCTCCACCTATCTTATTTATAAATTTCGACACTGCCTTGACTTATTTTACCAATGCGCTAACTGTAGATCATGAACACATTTTAAAAAAGGTTAGATATGCATAAAAATGAAAGTAAAGAAGATCTATCAAGAAGCTCAAGAAGAGGTAAATTCCATACAGCAAAATATTCACCTAATGAAGTTCGAACTCACTGCGTCAGCGTTCGGTTAAACGAAGAAGAATTATCTATTCTCGATAGTAAAAGAGGCCCTTATAAAAAAGGGGAATGGCTAAGAATGGCATCCCTCAACAAACTCCCACCGGTATTACCTGAAATCAATCGTGAAGCATGGGTTAAACTCGGCAACCTTTCACAGGATTTAAACCGCCTGCTGAATCATCTCGACAGCAAAAGCCCTGACAGCGAACTGACCCGTACAGAACTCTTCGCCCTGCGCAGACAAATCAAAACTCTCAGGGATCACCTTATTCCATCAACCTTTCTGGAGCAAGACCAGTGAAAGGCATGCAGAAAATAAAGCGGGGTAAACAGTTTGCAGGTGTGGTTCTCTATAGCCTTAAGTCAGGATCTCACCACAAAATCACGCCTTATATTATCGGTGGCAACATGACGGGAAGCACTGCTGCTGAACTTATCAGTGAATTTGAAGGCACAAGACTACTGCGCCCCGGTGTCGCCAAACCTGTCTGGCATAATTCGCTTCGCCTGCCAAAGGGAGAAACACTGTCAGTCAGACAATGGGCGGCATTCGCTGACGATTATATGACCCGGATGGGATTCACTGAAACCCATCTTCGCTGCTATATCATGCACGATGATTCGGACGGGCAGCATATCCATATAATAGCTAACAGAATTAACATGGTCGGTGGGAAGCTGTACCTTGGGAAAAATGAAAATCTTATCAGTACCCGGATTATCAGCGAGCTGGAGAAAGTCCACAAACTCACTCAAACCACATCTGCAATCAGTAGTCATAGTCAGGAGAAAAGAAAGCCTTCCCGCAACGAGCTGATGATGGCTGAAAGAACGACAACTCCCTGCCCCAGGTCCACTCTGCAGAGCCTGATTGATAATGCGTTAACCGGCCGCCCTGATTTGCTGACTTTTATCGCTATGCTGGAAAAGGTAGACGTCAGCTGCAAACCCAATATCGCCTCAACGGGAAAAATGAACGGCTTTTCATTTCAGTACCAAGGTATTGCCTTTAAAGCCTCTCAATTGGGTAAAAAATATGGCTGGTCTTCCCTGCAAACATTGATTGATTTCGTACCGGAACATCTGACTTTACTGAAACAAGCACAAAAGCCAACAGTACCTGCACCTGTGCCATTAACAGTGCCAATGCCAGTGCCAATGCCATCATGCGAGTCTGAAGAACAGGCTGCAAACCGGGAAACGATTCTGGAGAAAATCCATCAGCTTGAAGAAAAAATTCGTCTGGAAAGACAACAGGAGACAGTGGGTATCATTCAGCTCAGGAGCAAGCTGCACAATACAACCCGTCAGATACCCCGCCAGCGTCGCCTGAAGGCGTGGCTTGTATTGCTCGGCCATATTGTGGCACTTCTCAGGCGCAGGGGCATGTCTCTGTTACATGCCACTGCACATTCTTTCCACCAAATCCTGCACCTGCATCTTCTGACACCCTGTCATTCCATGACAACAAATCCCATTAAAGAACAATTAGTTAAAAACAACCCCCATCCTGCACCATAAGTTAAACAGTCCATACTTTAGTAATAGTCAACAAAATATTGATCGTTTATATAGATCGATAAACTAGTTATGATAGTTAAAACCTATCATCTAAGATCCATCGATCGGTACAAGCAATTTTACTAAAGCGGATCATTCATCGAAAATGTTCAAAAATACATCACTTTAAATCAGGCCACGGAGTCATGATGGATAGTAAAACGATTAGCTGCCCCTTCTGCTTTACACAAAGCCCGCACGGCGTGAGGATTTGCAAAGGTTGCCATGCAAAAGTGGCCTATGGTGAAAGTCCGCTCAGTGTGGCATTCCTGTTTCAATTCGTGGCATTCGGTCTCGCCTGGTTAGTATTTTCATTGACCGGTAGCACTCCTGTCTCAGTCATTACATTTTTTGCCAGCGTCATTATTCTTATCTGCATAATTAAAAAGAAATATGCAGACAGAGTTGTTTTTATACGGTGATATTAATTTCGCACCACCGCAAACATAAAAAATTAATATGGGAGAACTTATGAACAGATTCATGATTTCTGTTTTTTTTATTTCTGCATTCCTTATTTCTGGTTGTTCAATATCAGGCAACCAGCATCTAAAAAAAGAAACATCACAAAGTCTGCAGTCGAAGATTATCAAAAATAAAACAACGAAATCAGAAATCATTGCCGCATTAGGTGAGCCGGAAACCAAAACTACACTTGATAGTGGCAATGAAGAATGGACTTATTCCATGGATAACAATCAGTTTGATGCCACCACATTTATTCCCGTGATTGGACTGCTGACAGGGGGTTCACAGACGCAGGCCAAAACGCTGGAAATCGAATTTAAAGGCGAAACGGTCAGCAAGTGGACGTTCTCTGAAAACAACAGCAAGATGAAAACCGGTCTTATTCAATAACGTACTCTACAGTCTGGGATTATTTTATGAAAACATATGCATTTACCACACTCATTGCGTCCATTTTTTTGCTGAGTGGCTGTACCGGTGAACCGTCTGAGCAGGATATTTACACTGCGATGAATAAGGTCGTGGAGCAGACGAATGCCATCGTTAAATCCATAGCAGGTAAAGATGTCCCGAAAGACGCACTGCGGGAATTAAAATCTGTCAAAAAGCATGACTGCGTGAAAGTATCGGATAAAAGCTATAAATGCAATGTAACAGCTGTTGTCGATAACGAAAAACGCACAGCGGCAGTCACGCTGGTCAAAACGGATGATGGCTGGCAGGTCGTTGACAAGTAAGACCACAGTAAAACAATCCCGCCAGGCAGGACACCAAACCGGTGGCTCCTGCCTTTTTAATACTCGATTATGACCTGCCGGAAACGCCAGCTCCATTTCTCTCCACCATTCAGCATCCCATTCCTTGTACACGCTGCTGCCGCTATCAAAGTCTTTTCCTGATCACTGAGCCTGGCGGAGTATAAGCCAGAGAGCCTGCAATGCGTTTCTTTTCATACTGAGCCAGCAAATCAGCATAAATATGCTCTGCTTCGTCCAGATTGCCTGAAATATAATTCACAAGTGAATTCAGGCAATGCAGCAATGTATTGCTGTTTGCAAGCTTCCTGAGCAGAGTTGTGTTCAGGGTTGAAACGACTCCTGTAAACATCTGCATAATATTATCAACATGATAACATGAATTGCGATACTGCGCCCGTGAATAAAAATACTTCAGATGATACCCGGCGAAGAGAACATAAAGTTTTTTGTAAAAGACATTGTTATTAACGCTGTTGTGATGATGGGTTATAAATTTATCAACAACATGTATAAACTTTTCCTCCTGAGATAAAACATCAATAGCACTCATAACTTTCTCCATTTTTTGTTTTTATAATTAAGTACTATCATCTTCAAAAATAAAATCAATAGTAATTTAAAAATATTTTTATAAAACAATATTTATTCTATCCTCACTTAAAACAGCTTTCACTGTGGAGATATTGAGTCCTCCAGATTGCATTACTATTTCATATTTCAATTATCTGAGTCATTTCCATATTTCAGATAAAAAAACCACAGGAATATTTTTGAGAGCGTGCTACGCACTGGCTTACGCCCCGACTACCGATAAATGTTAATTATTTTTACCAAACCGGTGAAAACCATAATTTTGTTTCCCTGGCAGCGCCGCTGAGTGCCCACAGCACTCACTCGCTGAAGCAGAAAGGTTTTTTTCCGAAGGGTCCCGGCGTGAGCCGTACTCAGCAAATGGGCAAATCATGTATCTGTGTTCTCTTTCCCGATCAACTCAGCCTCCTGATTTTTTGCGCGAAGCGTATTTGTAATGACAGTTAACCTCAGGTCTATGAACTCGTGCGCGAAGCGTATTTATACTTACAGAAAATACTGTAGTAATGTTCTGAAGCCCAATGGCGCAACACACAGTTGCGCAGGCTTCACTTAAGAAATGATATTATGTAAGAAAAACAATAATAAAAGTGTTTTCATCAGGTACACCAAGGCCTTGAGTATCGTTCTAATGCAAAACTGTGGTTTCTTATTTCTTTATCACTCTTTTATCTTGCAGAACACAATTGAAAATTAACCAATAAAATCAAATAATTAAACAAACCCTGCCGTTATTAATTTCAGAACCAAAAATCATTAATTACATAACAGGTGATGGTGAAATTTAGCACCCCTTGTTTTAAATTTGATAACCAACCATCTCCCACTAAATAACAACCGTAAAATCTCAAAGTAAATACAATTAAATAATACTACCAACCAAGTTGACAAATAAATTAAATGTGCCATATATGTAATCACAACAATAAAAAAGGAGCCATCATGTCAATCACAAGCGTTGTATTAACTAAAGAACAAAAGTCCATTATTGCAGAAGCATTAGAGGTTATGCCCGAAGATCTGGAAGAAATAAAGATTAAAGCAAATAGCTATAAAAAAACGTCATTCAGAGACGATTTCTCAATGATATTCAAAGGCAATATGGCCACACTCGCCAGGATGGATTTGACGCCCACAGCGTTTAGAATTGTGCTTTATCTCTTCTCAGTAATTGATTATGGAAATATTATCCCTGATTTTTCACAGTCACGTATAGCCAAAGATCTTGGGCTGAATAAATCAAATGTCTCACGCGCATTCAAAGAGTTATTTGAGAGAAAAATACTTATTCGTGACGCCATAGATAACCAAGTATACCTTAATTCAAACTTGTGTGTTAAAGGAATCCCTCGTCGTTTCAATGAAGATCTGATGGATAAATTTAGAAAGTCCAGACTGGAGACAGAAGACTTTGCCAATTCGTTTAACTTTTATCGTGCAGGGAGTAAAACAAAGCCGGTTAAAAATCCCAAAAGAAGATATCCTACAGACGGCATTCCATTTGATTAAAATAATAAATAATGCTGTTGAACAATTTATACTTCCGCAAATGACTATTTCCCAATATAAATTCAATTTTATATTGGGAATGAAATTAATCATAAAATATCATTAAGTATATGACGTTCTTGTTCAATTTCACATGATTTAACCATCCCACTTAGTACACTAACAAAAACATCATTCCATTTCTGGCGCTCTCTCGAAGCATGCCAGTTCTCAAACAACACTTTCTCAAGAGAGATCCAAATAACTTCTGCACGAGAGGTATTTAATAGCTCCTTGAATACTTCGTCAGATACAGTAAGGGCATGAGAATAAATTTTATTATCAATAGTCCAGAAAGGCTCTGGCTTGGTAAAATCAGCCAAAGAAGCAAAAGCCAACCCACGGACCTGTGCTGCTTCCATTGTGCTGTTCACTTTATGATTATCCCGCCAGGTTTTTAAATCACCCAACAGATAATTTACGCGTTGATTTCTTGCTTTGCTATCTTCAGCCTGGTATTGGATATAAGCAGGGCCATTACCAGTCTGGCGATAACGAGCCAATGTTTTGACACTTACACCAAGGTAAAGGGCCGAAACTTCAGCACTCAGGGTTGCATCATCTGGCATACTACCAAATAGCCGCCATACTTCAGCATATTCCCTTAAAGTATCGATTGCACTCATTCCCTGTCCCCCTAATTTGTTGGCAATGGTTGATATTTCGCCGAAGCCAAAAGTGTATTATACAACTCAGGTACTGTCATCAGCATATGAAGCTCAATCCGTTGAAGTGCCTCAAAAACTCGCTCGTTATCAGGCTCAGCATATCTTTCAGTAGGGTCCGTGGTATTACGGTGGTTAAGCAATCTTTTCACCACTGCATACGAAGTTAGTTCTTCTGCAACACGGCCAAAAGTTCTTCGCAGATCGTGCATTCCCAGCTTCATTATTCCAGCTTCCTGACAGATATACTCGCGCAAGCTTTTACTGTCAGAATAATGTCCAACCTTGCTTCGTGATGAACGAGCCGGAAAAACCCATTTGCGTTTATCTGCCCGTATTTCGGTATCGTTGACGATATCTCGTCGGTCTTCCAGAATTCGCTTTGTAGCATCACAGATTGGAAGCTCATGGTCGTTACGATTTTTCGTGTCGTAAAAGCGAATAACCCGGTTTTCGAGATCGACATAGCTTGTCGTTCTGACTTCCTCTTCTGTCAGGGCCTCTCGCCAGCACAGTGTTGCTGTCTCTTCTTTCCTGGCTCCTGTCAAAATGGTCAGCAACAGATAATCACAACCCAAACGATTAAAACCTCTCTTATTGTGTAATGCAGCTAGAAACCGTCCCAAAGTATCTTTGGGGGACAATGGATTTCGTACGCCCTTGGCACGATAGCTATCTTCCAGCTCAGATCGTGTTCTGAACTTCTTCTGTACCTTTAAAATTGAAAAAGGATTATAGGACAACGAAGGTTGTCGTTGCTGGGTCTGAGCATTCCCAGCTTCA
This Klebsiella michiganensis DNA region includes the following protein-coding sequences:
- a CDS encoding ankyrin, which translates into the protein MNNNAINALLSCKTPKDIQACINAGSDINTLDSFGRNILFYCKNPRMIDTLVKAGIDFNHADNYGHNVLFNQRNPHILKKLIDSGVDIHHKNGLGQTCLCSLADNISCCKTLINAGINVNNVDKCGRTILFYVKNHSIFDLMVQAGCDINHRDNQGHGIFEICYSLGDFKAKMLIRHISMKDSSPVIFNYLNSESLQIMDLLQKKNLNFTISDNCQVYLSANENEMSSFFSELKKKTDISNTHFRHIVLRGYDLRGDIETIKWFIRNDIKIDKKQLEQHIRHDEICKYIAEHERKKLSEIMKQTISLMPVKRRL
- a CDS encoding ATP-binding protein codes for the protein MHKNESKEDLSRSSRRGKFHTAKYSPNEVRTHCVSVRLNEEELSILDSKRGPYKKGEWLRMASLNKLPPVLPEINREAWVKLGNLSQDLNRLLNHLDSKSPDSELTRTELFALRRQIKTLRDHLIPSTFLEQDQ
- a CDS encoding relaxase, translated to MKGMQKIKRGKQFAGVVLYSLKSGSHHKITPYIIGGNMTGSTAAELISEFEGTRLLRPGVAKPVWHNSLRLPKGETLSVRQWAAFADDYMTRMGFTETHLRCYIMHDDSDGQHIHIIANRINMVGGKLYLGKNENLISTRIISELEKVHKLTQTTSAISSHSQEKRKPSRNELMMAERTTTPCPRSTLQSLIDNALTGRPDLLTFIAMLEKVDVSCKPNIASTGKMNGFSFQYQGIAFKASQLGKKYGWSSLQTLIDFVPEHLTLLKQAQKPTVPAPVPLTVPMPVPMPSCESEEQAANRETILEKIHQLEEKIRLERQQETVGIIQLRSKLHNTTRQIPRQRRLKAWLVLLGHIVALLRRRGMSLLHATAHSFHQILHLHLLTPCHSMTTNPIKEQLVKNNPHPAP
- a CDS encoding cell-wall binding lipofamily protein, translating into MKTYAFTTLIASIFLLSGCTGEPSEQDIYTAMNKVVEQTNAIVKSIAGKDVPKDALRELKSVKKHDCVKVSDKSYKCNVTAVVDNEKRTAAVTLVKTDDGWQVVDK
- a CDS encoding membrane protein; this translates as MEKVMSAIDVLSQEEKFIHVVDKFITHHHNSVNNNVFYKKLYVLFAGYHLKYFYSRAQYRNSCYHVDNIMQMFTGVVSTLNTTLLRKLANSNTLLHCLNSLVNYISGNLDEAEHIYADLLAQYEKKRIAGSLAYTPPGSVIRKRL
- a CDS encoding integrase, translating into MKTTLNQAFIINKLSINVKPELSSSGKVVFEANPDQKPYIVFDDHRDSPVGFGVKVSLTKKTYVIQRRVASSDRNVSEGKKPSSVLKVKVGNVSDFPSIDQAREAARQLVQTMIATKRNPNKIKRELDLAELTVSEAFAQYRSHLLGRTKPAKPNTLNVLDKAENRLKEWQNLRIKDLTGNEILRKFDEIASRARTAAEQTFRWANVAVKHAIEIEAGNAQTQQRQPSLSYNPFSILKVQKKFRTRSELEDSYRAKGVRNPLSPKDTLGRFLAALHNKRGFNRLGCDYLLLTILTGARKEETATLCWREALTEEEVRTTSYVDLENRVIRFYDTKNRNDHELPICDATKRILEDRRDIVNDTEIRADKRKWVFPARSSRSKVGHYSDSKSLREYICQEAGIMKLGMHDLRRTFGRVAEELTSYAVVKRLLNHRNTTDPTERYAEPDNERVFEALQRIELHMLMTVPELYNTLLASAKYQPLPTN